One candidate division WOR-3 bacterium genomic window, GTTTATAGGAAGACTTCAGACGGCACGAGACAAAGAAAAACTTATCGATGGTCTTAAATCGCTCTCTATGAGTATGTCCGAAAGAGAAATTTCCGATATTATTTCCTCTATCGGCAAAAGAATTTTTCTTGTTAAAAACATTCATGGGGATAAAATAGAAATTTTGATGACCCGGTGGGCTCTTTCCTATCTCAGAGGGCCCATGACGAAAGAGATGATAAAGAAGCTGACGCCGGAAGACAGAGAGGGCGAAAAGGATGTTTTTCCAGATCCTGATCCAGAAATTTCAGATCAGTCATCGGCATTTTCATCGAGAATTACCGTTCCTCAGGATATCAATGAATATTTTATTCCTTGCGATTTAAATCAACAAAGAGGCATTGTCTACAAACCGTATATTATGACTTCAGCGCGGATATTTTACAAGATCGGTAAAGATGTTCACGAAAAGAAATGTAGTTTATTTTCGCCTTTTTCAAAATTGCTTGGCAGACCTGATCTCGACAACACAAAACATTTGGATTTTCAAATTCAAAACTTGACGGACAAGCCCTGCAGGGAGGACGCCTCTTTCATAGAAATACCGGAAGAAGCTTTAAACGCCAAATATTTCGATAAAGCTTCAAAAATTATAAAAGACTGGATATACAGAAATGTTTCCGAAGAAGTATTGAAATATCCTTTTTTAAAGGAAGTTTCAAAACCCGGCGAAGGCGAGAAGGAATTCAGAACAAGAATTTCTCAACAAATGCGTGAAAAAAGAGATGAAGAAGTCGATGAACTAAGAACAAAGTACGCCGCAAAGTTCGACAAACTTGAAGAAAAAGAGGCGAGAGCTTTTAACTCCCTTGAAAAGAAAAAAGACGAAGCCGCCGACCAGAAGTCACAGTCCGCAATTTCATTCGGCTCGACAATTATCGGAGCATTGATAGGAGGCAGAAGACTAAGCGTCTCCAATTTAGGCAGAGCTGCCACATCAGTAAGAAGCATTTCAAGAGTGAATAAAAAAAATAAAGAAGAGCAAAGAGCCCGGCAGAATTACGAAAAAATAGCAGAAGAGAAAAAGGATTTAAAAGAAGCCCTTGAGAAGGAGGTTTCTTCTCTTCAGGAAAAATTTGACGTTTCGAAAATTGAGTTTGAAAAGGAAAAAATATTCCCCAAAAAGGGCGATATTTTTGTCGATTTGTCATGTCTTGTCTGGAGACCTTTCGCGGCAAATTAGTCTGTTATAGAGAGAAATTGAAGGGAATTCTTTACTTTTGACAACCGGAAGGCGACGGTACCGGCCAGTATACCTTGACGGTGGTTCCGACATTTATTTCGCTGTATATGTTTATTGCGCCGTGATTTTGTTTTACGATGCCGTAAACTATCGAAAGACCGAGACCTGAACCCTTACCTTTTTCCTTCGTCGTGAAAAATGGTTCAAAAATTCTTTGAGTGAATTCCTCCGACATACCCATTCCGTTATCGCTTACAGATATTCTGATGTAATTGCCGGGGTTTAGGCCCAAATGTTTTTTTAAGTAATTCTCGTCGAGGTTGACATTTTTAGTCTCTATGGTTATGTATCGATGACCTTGCTTGAGTTGCTTTTGTGAAACGGCATCTTTCGCGTTCATAGTCAGGTTAAACAAAAGTTGCTCTAAATGCAGAGGGTCTGCCTTTATTGGCCCAATATCAGTAGAGAGCTCGAGCTTGAAATCTATGTCGTCTCCGATCAAGTTTTTTGTCATTTTTTGAAAATTTACTACCGCTTCGTTCAAATCAAGCATGATTGGGTTGAAATCTTGTTTCCTGCTGAAAGTCAACAGCCTGTTCGTCAGGTCTGATGCTTTTTTACAGGAGTCTTTTATGTAAAACAGTTCTCTTTCGAAGGATTCCCCTTCGGATACTTTCATATCGATGATTTCCGCTAAATTTGA contains:
- a CDS encoding DUF87 domain-containing protein yields the protein MQDFEKLGFFYIGKKYDFQNKKLTNDYFLYDSRDLLTHAVCLGMTGSGKTGLCVTLLEEAVIDGIPSLIIDPKGDIANILLTFPELKTEDFLPWINLDDARKENMTEHQFAEKQANIWKNGIMEWGQSLDRINLLKQSSDFRIYTPGSNAGLPVSFLRSLKAPNMRIASDREYLNEKVNSTVTSLLKLVGVQGDPLNSREHILLVNIFEHFWSDKKDLNLELLIQSIQKPPMNKVGIMDLETFFPAKDRFDLSVKFNNIIASPSFNSWTAGAPLDIDGFLRDKNGKPRVSIFSISHLNDSERMFFVSLFLTNLLEWTRSQEGTSSLRAIFYMDEIFGYFPPGAMPPSKPPLLSLLKQARAFGLGVVLASQNPVDLDYKGLSNIGTWFIGRLQTARDKEKLIDGLKSLSMSMSEREISDIISSIGKRIFLVKNIHGDKIEILMTRWALSYLRGPMTKEMIKKLTPEDREGEKDVFPDPDPEISDQSSAFSSRITVPQDINEYFIPCDLNQQRGIVYKPYIMTSARIFYKIGKDVHEKKCSLFSPFSKLLGRPDLDNTKHLDFQIQNLTDKPCREDASFIEIPEEALNAKYFDKASKIIKDWIYRNVSEEVLKYPFLKEVSKPGEGEKEFRTRISQQMREKRDEEVDELRTKYAAKFDKLEEKEARAFNSLEKKKDEAADQKSQSAISFGSTIIGALIGGRRLSVSNLGRAATSVRSISRVNKKNKEEQRARQNYEKIAEEKKDLKEALEKEVSSLQEKFDVSKIEFEKEKIFPKKGDIFVDLSCLVWRPFAAN